gtccagccatgaccgatagttaacagacgccacctagaaaaaaaatcaagGGCAACATTCCcgagtgtgggagcctcagtactgaTCGAGCCactaaggctggcgcacgcagcatgagctcacagcactcacagcatgagcttgtgaccacagcatcgcctaaaaatgtcaaaatatatatgtacatgctattatttagcgatgatagtattacagaagacctttgtgataaaactgaccagattctgataatagcagaattgtggtgatatttagtgttgTGCTCCACAgtaggaggagtaatgctgagagagggaaggtggtggtgtcatcttctgactgtgtagccaccttttattgactggacttaccataccagcttagtggttcgctatggtgaacacaaatgtagatacttatatatataatgtgtgtgtagtgtgtaataacagcaataggagtatgttgggagccgccattttggcaaGGGAGGTGCGACGTCTGCATGAcatgtcatgttgtttactggtggccactatggtctttgggcaccatatcagcttatttgtacaggtatggtgaataaaacatgtagatacttacatgtaatgtgtgtatatagtgcaataacaccacaaacagtattgttggaggagaaatattagtgtgtctggccttgaaccagtgacggcagcagccaccagctgactgtgtgtgtgtagctacgtctcttattgcttgaactcaccatacaagcttagatgtacagttatggtgaacaaaatatgtagATACTTTTATTTAACGTCTTTGTatggtgaataaaagcaaaaacagaatggtgggaggagtatGTTGGCGAGTGATGAGgtgagtgtgggagtggtggcgagtggctggctggctggtgtgacggCCACTTCTCATTGCTTTTTGattcacaataccaacttagtggtttgttatggtgaacaaaacatgcagatatgtatatataacatgtgtaaaacaaagaaaaaaatatatcagcaacattgaaataattaggtaataatatctttaacaacccccgcctgacagctggggcggaGCAGACCGCGTCTGGTGCCTGCTctgtcattttattatataaatatatcacaatacacactattgaataatattactgcaaaagcaaagaaaaaaataaatcagcgacattgaaataattaggtaataatatctttgtagcAACCCCCACCTGACAGCTGGGGGCGGAGCAGACCTCGCCTGGCGCCTGCTCTGTCAACacctcttttttgccagacttccccaccctattgCGACCAAAATATgctacctacgatttttttgttatttttcccgtgatcagggaacacaaatgaacacttttataagacgaaagaattttttggatttttattTATGCGCCAGTAGGTGTTGAAGGCAAAAAGGACCTTAgtggtttaagggttaatagGACCAAAAGTACTGTTAGGTAAGTCcagttatataaatataatttttctagCAGATATATGCATAATATCCAAAAAAATTAGTTATCCATTTACTCTTGAACTCAACCCAATGCCTCGGTGGATATGATAGAGGTGCATGTGTATATGTAGTCCTGATGCCTTTGGTCTTTCCTGGGAGCTTTCCATTTAAGGTATGGGCATAGCAGAAGTTTCTCAAGGGGGGCTCAACATAACTAAACTTTTCATTCCTTTAAGCACATTACCATGCTGTGgtaagttgtgtgtttgtaaagttaTTCTGATGGTCTTTTTTTTTTCAGATTTAAGCTGCAGCCTTTGCCATCAAGAGAAGAGCACTTGTTTGGCCCGGTAAAAACACAGTGTTGTTCAGGGGAAAATAAATTGGTTGAGGAATTTGGTGAAAGGGTTCCATTGAGTGATAGTGAAAACTGAGGTAGTGACAAAAATCTGCTTTAGTGGTCTTGACTCAGATAATGAAACAATGCCAAGTTACAGTAACCATGATAAGGCTTCTGTGAACAGAAATACAGCTAATGAAATGGATCCGAAGAACTTTCATGGAAAACATGCAGGGCATTTAGGCAGTAAACATTCAAACTTTCATAATGCAAAATCAACCAATTTACAAGGTATAGAAACTAGAAAGCCAGATATTTGTTGTAATCAAATTGGAAAACAGAACAAGTTTaaaaaaaacattataatacTATGTCATAACAAACATGAAGAGCAAAGCAAATACTCAGAGATTATCAACATTACTGAGAGGGAATCAACATTAAGCATCCATAACCAAGAGTCTGGAGTGGTGGGCCATGGCAATAATGCGGGCGCTGAGCAGTTAACACGACACACAATTACTAGGCCAGAATGTGGAAACGACGCAGAGGGTCAACAATCATCTCTTGCTGACATTCAGGCCATAAATCATCCAAATTGCATGACTGGAGAAAATAGGGGTTTTGTGTCTGTTCCACGTACATCTTATAATAACGCTCAGATCATAGATCATGTGAACCGTGTGATAGGAGAAAATACAGATGCATCTGTGACCTTTTCCCCTGCAAATCAGCAGTCAGTTGTTCCACCTTTTAATCAACCTAGTGTATACAGTCAACCAGTTGTAGAAACAAGTAAACAAAATGCCAATTGTAGTCTAAATGGAAATGAATTGAGACTTGAGAATGCCACTGATCACCTGACGCGTAAAACTCAGAAGTTTTGCAGAACCTTTCCTTCAAAAGTAAATAAACGTAATGTAAAAAGTGGAGCAAATACAGTAACACAGACTGTGACTAATGTGGGAAACGGGTGTTTTCTAGTAAGCACAACTACTGAAGGAGGTAATGGTGAATCAAATTATCAATCTGATAATTTCATTATATGGGCAGATGGTGGTTATATTTTCATGCCTTCTGGAGCTTCACATAAATTATCTTCCAAAGCAAAGGAGATAAATGGTGATTTTTTCCGgtccattaaaaaaaataatgatgGCAATACAAATTACAATCTGATTTCAAATGAACAAGGAAAAGAGAAAATGGAAAAGCCAACTGATGATTTTAGAATTCAGAGGCCGTGTAGTTCTTTCTCTTCACTAAATAATAACATTCATAGGAAGGTCTTAAGACCTCAGTTTGTAGACTCAAGCCAACCTGCTCCAAACTCTTTGAATTCTACTCCAAAACAAAGTAAAGAGGTTGTTACAGAAGAAGAGATGGACACCAGTAAACCTTTGTACTCTTGGAGAAGAAAGGATGAGGTCTTAAAAGAACACAGCTATAGTGCCAGTGCTGAACGCTGTCCCCGCTATAATTATTCTGCCAATGTTGTAAAAATATCAGCAGAAAATAAAGAGTGTGAGATATTATACAACAGTGCAGATACTGGGACTAAAAATGTGTCTGCTGATAGATCACCTAAAGATGAGACTGACAACAGCGAAAGCAAAATTTTTAGTAGGAGTATCAAAGATAAACCCTGTGACACAACTCCACTTTTACAGAACATTCCCAATTGTATGTTGGGTGTAGAAAATATTTCTGCTACAAAACAAACCACACAGTCTTTTAGCAGCAGATATGCGTCTGTAAATGACAAAAACATTGTGGAAGCAAGGCAGAAGTGTAAAAGCACCAGCTCTCTTCCTGATACATCACTCTCTGAAACAAAAAAATACATACAAAGTTTAAAAGTAAAAAATCTTCTTAAGAAAATTTCTAAAGAAGTAACTGTTAAATTATCTGAGAAAATTAGAGATATCTCTGGCACTTATTTATTGCAATCAGATCCATATGGCAATAAAGATATACAAGCATCTCAATTCCCTAGTCAAGAAATTTTGGAAGAAATCGCCAttaaaccaaaacaaactccacctaAAAAGCAGGTAGCAATAGCATCACTAGAGGTCTCTAGCGAAGAATATAAAAGTAAGGCGACTTCAGTGCCAACATCTGTGGTAAATATTGGCTGTGGTTCCATCACATCTTGTGTCCAGAAGGGAaaagcagcaccaacacaagaaatTTACCAAAATTACGGTAAACAAGCACATCCTCCACCAAAATTAATTAAGGGTAATGATGGTTGTATACTTTTACCACAAAAAAATGTGGTAATATCAAAAGTACAAGCTCATGAAAAAGAATTTGGCAATAGTGCTACAACCAATCCAAAATCTGTAGCTGTTGAAGGTAATTTTGGTAATAACAGTTCTGATATATTGACCTCTCAAAATAGCAAGGAAATACTGAATTTAAAAGATTTTGGTCAAGATGATGAGTTATGCAATGAACCAAAATTGATTGATATCATGGACAATGACACGGGCACACATTGTAGGAGGCCTCTCTTAATCTACCATCGGAGAAAAGTAAAACGAAAAAAGAAAGATTATTATGAATGTGGTGAGGCAACTCTGAAGGCAAATTGTttacagaataataataataactgtaaTACTAATCCTAAATCTAGCGATTCTTGTGATGTGAAAGGTAGCATGGTGTCAGCGGTGCCAGAAGAGCTTAATCATGAGTACAGTAGTGGCATGAATCAAAGGCCAAAATCTGTTGAGGTTACTGTTGGTGATGATAATGATGCTTCAGATTCCCATCTTTTATACCCTGAAAATAGTAATGTATCATTATCAAAATTAGTTACAAATATATCTAAAGATGTACCTTCACACAACATTTTTATAAAAGACAACACCAGTTACAATGATTGTGATTTTTGTAGTCCACTTGAATCCCAGTGCAACAAATTATCAGTGACATCACATAATCAGGAAACGTTTGAAGAGACAACCTTTAAACAGAATCTGGCAAAAGCATATAGTAGAAAGTCAAAAGTTTCTAGCAAGCGTAAGCGCCAAAACAGAAGAGGAAAATTATTTTCAGGCAAACTTGCTAAACACGTAAATATAGTGACAGGTACAGTGGCAAAATCTGGCCGAGAATCTTCCAAAGATATTAAGAGCCTGTCAGTGTATTCAAGGAAAGGAGCAAAGTCTCCTGTTGAAACTTTTCCAAAAATTTGCAGTGGGAAAGTTGTCGAAGAAATTGATAAGTGCTCTCCTGGACAACATGTAGAAAAGGAAGTAAACAGGAAAGGAAGTCAGCCTCAGGACCCCGTTACTGAATCTAAATCCCCTGGATCCTCAATAGTTGACTGCATGAGAAAAATACAGACGAGCAATTTGAGTCTTGCAAAGTCAGCACTTGCAAGTACAAATACTAAGAAAAGCGATGCAGTTAATGAATTGCAGTTTAACCGTCAAAGTATCAGCTCTTATTATAGCAATCTAGATTCTCttcttataaataataatattgataGTTTGAGTATAAACGATTCCACTGCATTGTTTAATGAAAACAACCATTACAGTACAAACCATTGTAATGATGATGATACTCAAAGTGAACTTAATAAAGAGAAGGAAGATGATGAACAGCATAGTGTAAGTAAAATGTTAGAAGTAATGAGATTGTCTGTAGTTGATGGTAACTGTTTCTGTAAGAATAAAATGCAAATATCTGCAAGAGATCAGAATGACAGTTGTGCAATCTGTTGTGCAAAGCAGATGAGCTGTGAAACACCAGTGAGCACAAGTGATCCAGAAAGAATCCTTTACCCATTTGACCGTAATATGCTATTTACTAGCATTGGTTTAGTTGGGAAGGAGTTGTTTAATATTAAACAAAGTATTCCCCCTATTATTGCTCATAGAACCAGGAATGTGCAAGCAattaaaataaaggaaaaagaaagagaaTATAATAAGGTAAACCAACATGAGATTCCATACTCTTATTACATAGAAGTTGAAAAGGGTTCTAAAAGCTCCCTGCTAAATGAGCCATGTTTTGATGATGCAGAAGTTAATGAGAGTCCAAAAGACTCTCCCCTAAAAatattgagttttgagaaaagtgAAAATTATACAGATAGTATCAGTGATGTGGATAAGACCAGTGGGAAAAAATTACATAAAGAAGTTTGTGAATCAAGTTTTAAGGGCAATAAGGATGGCAGCAGACAGGAAAAGGAAAATTCCCCAAACATAACTACATTTAATGGTAAGAAAGGAAATGAGAACGCAGCATTAGTTTCAAATAGCAGAGATGAAAGTGACAGTGTTCTTTGTAGGGATAATGCTGAAAAATGTAATGAAAGTAGTAGATGCAAGGATGCCAAGGACAACCTGAAGAATTATAGCAATGTGCACGAACCTCAAAATGTACCTGAAAAGCAAAACAGAGATGCTGGAGAGTCTGTAAAGTGCTTGAAGAGAAAGAGATCTGTTTTTGGCAAATGTTACAATCAATGTAAAATAGATTTAAGTCCAAGTAAGCAAATGGATGGAAATACAACACCATTTTTGCATTCTGAATGTCAAAAGTCTTCCAAAGATACAGATCAACAAAATGACCTAAATACAACTGATTGTCTTCAACCCGAGGCCAGTGTTTTATATAGCATTCCAGAGTATGTTGCATCTGTGCCAGGACAAAATTCTTCTCGTCATGCTCAATATAAAAATTTCATTACAGTTAAAAAGAGATGCATAAATAAAGCTCTTCATAAAAAGTTTAAGTATAATAATACAGATGAAAGAGCACCAGCTAACACAAACATTGATAAAGCATTGCAGATTACAAAAAGTAATAACACACTGCACGACAATAACGCATTTCCTGAGTTTCTACGAAGTGATAAATTAGATTCACATGATAGCCAATCTTCATTTGAAGTCAAGTCATGTGAAAGTATAAAGAATATCTGTAATAATCTAGATATTGAGTCCATGCAACATGAAAATATAGTGTGTGATTCACGAACTATcaaagaaaataaaaataatatagtaCAACCAGATTTGGCTCAATCTGATATTTCCAGTATGGAAAATAATGGACTAGATCAATTGCAGTACATTTCTTCTGTAAAAAATATTAAACAGAATCTAGTGCAATCAGTAAATTCTAAAAGCGTTTATAGACAGAATCCACTTCCCTCTGTAGGAGGAAATGCTACCTGTGTAGATAATTTGCAGGACCCAAAACTAGCAAAATCTTCTATGTCTGATAAAGTTAATGGTCAGAATTTAGCGCAGTCATCTGTTTCTTTTAAATATAAGACAATGGGACAGGCTATATTGCAgacttctctctctgctggagaaAATGGATGTGATGTAATACCAGTACTATGCAATACATCCAAAGAAATAGGGCAAGGTTTAATTATGTTTGTTAAATCTGTAAAATATAATGGTAAGACCCCATTGCTGTGTGGCTCTTTGGCAGATGAAAATGAAGAGAGTTCAGTGCATGTTATTTGTAACAAAATAAAGGAACAGGATTTAGTGCAGCCAAATCTTCCTATTGAAGATGATAATCAAGATTCATTTGTGTGCGCTCCTTTGACAGAATGTAATGGAAAAGATTCTCTGCAGTATGTTACCTTGACAAAAACTATTGAGCATGATTTAGTGCAATCTAATGATTCTGCAGAAAGCAAGAGACACACTTTTGTGGAAAGCAAGAGACACACTTCTATAGAAAGCAAGAGAGAGACTTCTATAGAAAGCAAGAGGCATGGTTCTGTTAAAAGCAAGGCACACACTAATGTAGAAAGCAAGAGAAACACTAATGTACAAAACAAGGCACACACTAATGTAGAAAGCAAGAGACACACTAATGTAGAAAGCAAGAGACACACTAATGAAGAAAGCCAGAGACACACTAATGTAGGAAGCAAGAGACAGACTAATGTAGAAAGCAAGACACATACTTCTGCAGAAAACAAGAGACATGGTATTAAGAAAAACAAAGGACAGGCCTCCACAAAAAGCAAGGGACATATTTCTGCAAAAAGGAAGAGGCAGGCTTCTGCAAAAGGGAAAGGATGGACTTCTGCAGAAAGCGAGGAACTGGCTTGTGCAGAATGCATGAGATTGTTTTTTGCAGAAAGCAAGGGGCAGGCTTTTACAGAAAGCAAGGGGCAGGCTTTTACAGAAAGCAAGGGACAGGCTTTTACAGAAAGCAAGGGACAGGCTTTTACAAAAAGCAAGGGACAGGTTTTTACAAAAAGCAAGGGACAGCCTTTTACAAAAAGCAAGGGACAGCCTTTTACAAAAAGCAAGGGACAGGCTTTTACAAAAAGCAAGGGACAGGCTTTTACAAAAAGCAAGGGACAGGCTTTTACAAAAAGCAAGGGACAGGCTTTTACAGACAGCAAGAGACAAGCTTCTGCAGAAAGCAAGGGACAAACTTCTGCAGAAAGCAAGGGACAAGCTTCTGTAGAAAGCAAGGGACAAACTTCTGCAGAAAGCAAGGGACAAACTTCTGCAGAAAGCAAGGGACAAACTTCTGCAGAAAGCAAGGGACAAACTTCTGCAGAAAGCAAGGGACAAACTTCTGCAGAAAGCAAGGGACAAACTTCTGCAGAAAGCAAGAGACAAACTTCTGCAGAAAGCAAGGGACAAACTTCTGCAGAAAGCAAGGGACAAGCTTCTGCAGAAAGCAAGGGACAAGCTTCTGTAGAAAGCAAGGGACAA
This genomic stretch from Procambarus clarkii isolate CNS0578487 chromosome 5, FALCON_Pclarkii_2.0, whole genome shotgun sequence harbors:
- the LOC123763832 gene encoding uncharacterized protein, whose translation is MPSYSNHDKASVNRNTANEMDPKNFHGKHAGHLGSKHSNFHNAKSTNLQGIETRKPDICCNQIGKQNKFKKNIIILCHNKHEEQSKYSEIINITERESTLSIHNQESGVVGHGNNAGAEQLTRHTITRPECGNDAEGQQSSLADIQAINHPNCMTGENRGFVSVPRTSYNNAQIIDHVNRVIGENTDASVTFSPANQQSVVPPFNQPSVYSQPVVETSKQNANCSLNGNELRLENATDHLTRKTQKFCRTFPSKVNKRNVKSGANTVTQTVTNVGNGCFLVSTTTEGGNGESNYQSDNFIIWADGGYIFMPSGASHKLSSKAKEINGDFFRSIKKNNDGNTNYNLISNEQGKEKMEKPTDDFRIQRPCSSFSSLNNNIHRKVLRPQFVDSSQPAPNSLNSTPKQSKEVVTEEEMDTSKPLYSWRRKDEVLKEHSYSASAERCPRYNYSANVVKISAENKECEILYNSADTGTKNVSADRSPKDETDNSESKIFSRSIKDKPCDTTPLLQNIPNCMLGVENISATKQTTQSFSSRYASVNDKNIVEARQKCKSTSSLPDTSLSETKKYIQSLKVKNLLKKISKEVTVKLSEKIRDISGTYLLQSDPYGNKDIQASQFPSQEILEEIAIKPKQTPPKKQVAIASLEVSSEEYKSKATSVPTSVVNIGCGSITSCVQKGKAAPTQEIYQNYGKQAHPPPKLIKGNDGCILLPQKNVVISKVQAHEKEFGNSATTNPKSVAVEGNFGNNSSDILTSQNSKEILNLKDFGQDDELCNEPKLIDIMDNDTGTHCRRPLLIYHRRKVKRKKKDYYECGEATLKANCLQNNNNNCNTNPKSSDSCDVKGSMVSAVPEELNHEYSSGMNQRPKSVEVTVGDDNDASDSHLLYPENSNVSLSKLVTNISKDVPSHNIFIKDNTSYNDCDFCSPLESQCNKLSVTSHNQETFEETTFKQNLAKAYSRKSKVSSKRKRQNRRGKLFSGKLAKHVNIVTGTVAKSGRESSKDIKSLSVYSRKGAKSPVETFPKICSGKVVEEIDKCSPGQHVEKEVNRKGSQPQDPVTESKSPGSSIVDCMRKIQTSNLSLAKSALASTNTKKSDAVNELQFNRQSISSYYSNLDSLLINNNIDSLSINDSTALFNENNHYSTNHCNDDDTQSELNKEKEDDEQHSVSKMLEVMRLSVVDGNCFCKNKMQISARDQNDSCAICCAKQMSCETPVSTSDPERILYPFDRNMLFTSIGLVGKELFNIKQSIPPIIAHRTRNVQAIKIKEKEREYNKVNQHEIPYSYYIEVEKGSKSSLLNEPCFDDAEVNESPKDSPLKILSFEKSENYTDSISDVDKTSGKKLHKEVCESSFKGNKDGSRQEKENSPNITTFNGKKGNENAALVSNSRDESDSVLCRDNAEKCNESSRCKDAKDNLKNYSNVHEPQNVPEKQNRDAGESVKCLKRKRSVFGKCYNQCKIDLSPSKQMDGNTTPFLHSECQKSSKDTDQQNDLNTTDCLQPEASVLYSIPEYVASVPGQNSSRHAQYKNFITVKKRCINKALHKKFKYNNTDERAPANTNIDKALQITKSNNTLHDNNAFPEFLRSDKLDSHDSQSSFEVKSCESIKNICNNLDIESMQHENIVCDSRTIKENKNNIVQPDLAQSDISSMENNGLDQLQYISSVKNIKQNLVQSVNSKSVYRQNPLPSVGGNATCVDNLQDPKLAKSSMSDKVNGQNLAQSSVSFKYKTMGQAILQTSLSAGENGCDVIPVLCNTSKEIGQGLIMFVKSVKYNGKTPLLCGSLADENEESSVHVICNKIKEQDLVQPNLPIEDDNQDSFVCAPLTECNGKDSLQYVTLTKTIEHDLVQSNDSAESKRHTFVESKRHTSIESKRETSIESKRHGSVKSKAHTNVESKRNTNVQNKAHTNVESKRHTNVESKRHTNEESQRHTNVGSKRQTNVESKTHTSAENKRHGIKKNKGQASTKSKGHISAKRKRQASAKGKGWTSAESEELACAECMRLFFAESKGQAFTESKGQAFTESKGQAFTESKGQAFTKSKGQVFTKSKGQPFTKSKGQPFTKSKGQAFTKSKGQAFTKSKGQAFTKSKGQAFTDSKRQASAESKGQTSAESKGQASVESKGQTSAESKGQTSAESKGQTSAESKGQTSAESKGQTSAESKGQTSAESKRQTSAESKGQTSAESKGQASAESKGQASVESKGQTSAESKGQTSAESKGQASAESKGQASAESKGQASAESKGQASAESKGQASAESKGQTSAESKGQGSADSREQASVESMGQASTLAIDDSEVSAQFITSYKSDFIDSSEKTSRRGNVKFFYRSSGLRFTSSKEKGEKNMSQIGKCQYVQIDKLENNDFLGFDDTNMHHKLCDNSMPCKSSNDEIYMFSNIPDESNMHSLNLDELDILDTDVIDPASQCSVSFMEGRTHSKSNLCSLLPSVEISSFCGGDATSGSTEELLSTDLPSPEMRNITGRAMESFRQETPEKILRANIKKSDAHVKMSCEIQISDNVVDQINAAQKESGPDKTAATQKVQRDIFRTTELKSYLPLASRKRRGKKLNKRFKYNVIMKNGKRLYPCDLCGHKSGSSGDLVRHMRTHNGERPFKCDICLRAYKQKDGLNKHMLVHEGKRPYVCTTCNKAFSQKAHLKSHQKVHTGEKPFRCEECGKSFSRLDHLKGHEHTHMLERPFKCDLCTLTFKCCANLAKHKQIHLDVRRHQCTYCDASFLVAHSLKLHVRTHTGEKPVHCPLCNVDFRFESSLRKHASTFHPDFEVRGSILVPVPLD